From the genome of Pan troglodytes isolate AG18354 chromosome 16, NHGRI_mPanTro3-v2.0_pri, whole genome shotgun sequence:
ACACTAAGGCAATGATTTATTAGATTCACCTGGGAGCACCCAGATGAACTAAATCAGAATCCCTTGTGGCAGGGCTCGGGCATCAGTGTATTTTGATGTTCCAGATGCAATTCCAATACACAGCCAGGGCAAGAACCAGCTATCTGTGAGCTGCTCAAGTCACATTGCTTCCAGGAAGTCTCTCTTCATGCCCGCTCACAAAGAGCCTTCTTTTATCCAACACCCTAAACATTGCTGACTGACAGTCTGCTATCTAGGTATATGGGGCCTTGTACTGTTTTAAACAATTCATGCTTGTCTTCTTTAATGAGGACGTGTGCACATGTGTTCTTGACGGTAAGCATTaccttttacatttttgcatTCCCCACAACACTTTGCACTATGATGTTCAATAAACattcaattttcaaatttttatttggacaatgaaatatttccttattataaATTGGCTGCATTCTTTAATTCTCAGAGTACTGAACTAAATGATTAATCATTACTGGAACATGTGcttcataatgaaaatattaaaagatttatCAACTTAAACATAACTTTTCAGTTATTTAATTTGGGGATTTTCCAAGTCAACGTATTTCCTATTGAACAGATTTCTGTCTATATTATTTTTGCTCTCTGACCTGATGTGAATCTTTCAGACGCTGGGTTGGTTGAAGGGGAAACAGTTTTTCTAATGCAGTTACTGTGAGCTGAGCTGACTTAGGCCTTGGAGAATTACCATTCTTACCAATTGACCACAAAAGCAGATAGGAACAGTATCTACGTATTACAAACCAGAATCAAAATGACCTTCACACATGATTAGTGTGGAATTCTTTTCAGTGGAAAATGGCAACATTTAGCAGCACAGGGTGCAGTTGGCTTCAAATACTCTCTGAAGTGAAACCATTGTGTTTTCCTGGGTGACTGAGCCCAGTGCTAATGCCCATCGGAGAAGCTGCTGGGAACTGCAATGCTTTGATTAAACAGAGTATTAACCACAGGCTGGCTGTTTGAACCATATCGATAAAGACAAAATTCACCCTATCTACCAAAACATTCTTTGCATGTAAGActtaacaatgaaaataaacaaaagctttAGCTGTCAACTATATATGCCATGAAGAATGGCAAAACTGGTTTTTGTTAATgctattttgtcttttaatcGCTCAGTTGGCTATGAAAACTCTTGTTTACATTCCTTTACATATTGTTGAGCTTCAAGGTAATTGTGAAAGAAAACAGGGAATTAATATCACTTCCCAGaagccacattttatttaacctCAAAAACTTTATGTAAAAGATTTTGTTATGAATCAAAGGCTGGCAGTTCTTCCTACTGGGGTGATTTAGGAAATTAAAGTTAGGAGTAGATGGTGCTAATGGGAATGGTAAGACTAGTAAGAGTGATTTATTCCTTGCAGAAAAAAATCACTGTCGATGCTCAGTTGAAATAATGTGGAATTTAATAATTACCTCATAGTACCATCTAGTGGTGCTATATTTCTACCCTTGTGTTAAGTGAGGACTGTAGTTTTCTGTAGCCCGAAGCCAGCAAAGCCAGGTCAGTGGTCTATTACAACAAACACTTTAACTGTAAGCTGTTAGAAGGGTGAGTTCACagagaaaatgtaaacaaagtaTTAGTAGCTCATATgacaatattaaattttaaaatgttcccagAACTCAGACATGTTCAATATGGATTCTcaataaattgtgtttttaaatattgaacaAATACTGTGATTACTTTTTTCACAATAATTACAGCAATTTGGGTAGTTTTGGGTACTACCGTAAGATTCGAagcactattttatatttttcctattctGAACAATTGTGGTTTGTGCACTTCTTCCAGTAAATGCGGTCTGGAAAATAAATACCTTTCACATGGTACATGTTATTGGAAAACAATTGTCTTTAGTGAGATTTTTggaatgtggagaaaaaaaattttttaagcaaCGATTGCTCCTATGAAAGCTTGAGAGTGTTACAGGCAATGTAGGCACTTTtagatcaaattcaaacataaaaagGCGCTTACACACATTTTAAGAATACTTGTAATTATAAGCACATTTTCAGATTTACAGGACTAAGTCTAGTTTAAGCATAAACCAGATTCAATGTGaatctctatatatttttcttgctTCAAGTATTATTTTACAGAAGGGACACTGATTTGTTTGGCCTGTGTAAACCTAAGAATCTAGGTTTGATCTAGTAGATATCATATCTAGTAGATGTCATATCTCAACAATAAAGGGTCtgaagaataaatattaatatttaggcctaagttattttttaaaattcataatgtGTCTGTCCTGTTTTGCTTACTGAATTAACAAATCTTTAAAGAAAACCTTCATATATTATAGTGATATATTTATACCACAGTGATATGATTTATTGAATCTGAGAGAAATTCTCACactcaattttaattttctaaaaaagaaaagatgggaaAATGTTACAGTATTTACATAGTGAATGCTGGGCGGCGACGGCGACATGGAGAGCGGGGCCTACGGcgtggccgaggcgggcggctcCTTCGACCTGCGGCCCTTCCTCACGCAGCCGCAGGTGGTGGCGCGCGCCCTGTGCTTGGTGAGCCCGGGGAGGGCGGGCCGGGGGCACCCCGaggacccccccccccacacccGCCGCCAGGCCCGGCGGGACCCCTAACCCACGAGCGTGACAGGTGGAGGCGGCCGCGTCCGGGCCCTGGCGGCCAGCGGGGCCGGCATTTAGCGTCCCGGGCCCCGCCTTCCCGCCCTCCACAGTCTTCGCCTTGATCGTGTTCTCCTGCATCTATGGCGAGGGCTACAGCAACACCCATAAGTCTAAGCAGATGTACTGCGTGTTCAACCACAACGAGGACGCCTGCCGCTATGGCAGTGCCATCGGGGTGCTGGCCTTCCTGGCCTCGGCCTTCTTCTTGGTGGTCGACGCGTATTTCCCCCAGATCAGCAACGCCACTGACCGCAAGTACAAGTACCTCGTCGTTGGTGACCTGCTCTTTTCAGCTCTCTGGACCTTCCTGTGGTTTGTTGGTTTCTGCTTCCTCACCAACCAGTGGGCGGTCACCGACCCGGAGGACGTGCTGGTGGGGGCCGACTCTGCGAGGGCAGCCATCACCTTCAGCTTCTTTTCCATCTTCTCCTGGGCTGTGCTGGCCTCCCTGACCTACCAGCGCTACAAGGCTGGCGGGGACGACTTCATCCAGAACCACGTCGACCCCACTCCGGACCCCAACACTGCCTCCTACCCAGGTGCATCTGTGGACAACTACCAACAGCCACCCTTCACCCAGAACGCGGAGACCACCGAGGGCTACCAGCCGCCCCCTGTGTACTGAGTGGCGGTTAGGGTGGGAAGGGGGACAGAGAGGGCCCTCCCCTCTGCCCCGGACTTTCCCATGAGCCTCCTGGAACTGCCAAACCCCCTCTTTCACCTGTTCCATCCTGTGCAGCTGACACACAGCTAAGGAGCCTTACAGCCTGGCGGGGGCTGGCAGAGCCACACCCCAAGTGCCTGTGCCCAGAGGGCTTCAGTCAGCCGCTCACTCCTCCAGGGCACTTTTAGGAAAGGGTTTTTAGCTAGTGTTTTTCCTTGCTTTTAATGACCCCAGCCCCGCCTGGGTGCCTAGAAGCCAGCAGGCACCCATGTGCTACTGACaagtgcctcagcttccccccGGCCCGGGTCCGGCCGTGGGAGCCGCTGTTACCTGCGTTCTCTGCCAAAGACTCGTGGGGGCCGTCACACCTACCCTGTGCAGCGGAGCTGGACCAGGCTCTTGTGTCCTCACTCAGGTTTGCTTCCCCTGTGTCCACTGCTGTATGATCTGGGGGCCACCACCCCGTGCCGGTGGCCTCTGGGCTGCCTCCCATGGTGTGAAGGCGGGGCTGGTGCTCATGGCACTTCCTTCTTGCTCCCACCCCTGGCAGCAGGGAATGGCTTTGCCTGACAACACCCAGCTTTATGTaaatattctgcagttgttacTTAGGAAGCCTGGGGAGGGCAGAGGTGCCCCATGGCTCCCAGACTCTGTCTGTGCCGAGTGTATTATAAAGTCGTAGGGGAGATGCCCGGCCCTGGGATGCTGTTTGGAGATGGAATAAATGTTttctcattcaaaaaaaaaaaaaaaaattagtgaatgcTTTTGTAAAATAGCAGCCAAACCAAGACCAAAATGTTTCTTTAGTGTACTTTCATGCTTAATGCTGGCAGATAGCATTGTTTGAACTCACaatcaattttttatatataccttttcattacaaaacaaataatattcatggcagaaaatgaagaaaaccaaaaaacaaaaataagataagAAATTTCACCTGAAATCCCAATACttaaaatgccatttaaaatattttcccaagtagccccatttttaaaaatgagcaaattagCTTCCCACttaacttctttcacttaatactAAACTGTGAATAACTTTCACAGTgtgattttcatttctgaaattgcCCAGCTTCTAAGGCCCACTGCATGCAAGGAATTTAGCTAAAACACATAGTCCTTGAGGAGATGACAGTCTAGAAGCAGAGACAATATACACTGTAGTTAATGACAGTTAGAATGTCCTTAACAAGATTAAAAACTCgtgggaaaagaatgaaatcctgtcattcacagcaacatggatgagcctggaggacataaggctaagtgaaataaaccaggcacagaaaggcagatACCACATGATCTCTCTCATGTAGCGTCAAAAAGGTTGATCACATAGAAGTAGAGAGCAAAACAGTGATTACCAGAGCCTGGGGAGGGGAAACAGGGATGGGAAGAGGTTGGTCAACGGgcacaaagttacagttagacaggaagaataaatgCTGGTGTTCCCGTCCATAGTACGATGACTACAGCTAATAACAATGTAGAGTATATTTCAAGTGAGCTAATAAAGAGGATCCTGAAAGTTATCaccagaaataaatgtaaattttgtgGTGAATGATATGCTAACTACCCAGATTTggtcattatacaatgtatacatgtattgaaacatcacactgtaccccataaatgtgtacaattattacatgtcaaatataaacacttttttttttgagacagagtcttgctctgttgcccaggctggagtgcagtggcgcaatctcggctcactgcaagctccgcctcctgggttcacaccattctcctgcctcagcctcctgagtagctgggactacaggcgcccgccaccacgcccagctaattttttttgtattttcagtagacatggggtttcaccgtgttacccaggatggtctctatctcctgacctcgtgatctgcctgccttggcctcccaaagtgctgggattacaggcatgagccacagtgcccgtcctaaacatgttttttaaaagaacacacaaaaaagaataaaattccctGAGAACTagctttatttcttccatttctgtGGTCTCCTGGTCTCAGACTGGAATTGTTTTGTTATTAAGTGGAAACCAGCCCTCAACTGGCCAAAGCACAAAGGTAAGTCACTGACTCATGTAACTAAACTCCCTAGGAACAGACCCAGCTTCAGGCAGAGCTGGATACAGGCTGCTCATCTGCCTCATTTGGTCTGGGTGCTGCTCCTTGGCTCTTGGTTAGCTTCCTTTCTGTTGGTTCCTTTTTCCTTTGCAGAGGCAAAAACAGCACACGCTTTTAGTTGGAGTCTTGCTGCCTCCTGGGATGTTCTTCACCACCATCCTGGGGATTCACTTTGACTCAATCTTGGGTTGGGTTCTTTGTCTCCTTATCCCATATATTCCTCTTCTTTGATTTGCTCTCTTATTTTGGTGGAGGCTCCACTCTACTAGTTTCCTGAGAGAAGCTGCCTTGGAATGAAATGTTTTGAGACTTCGTATGACCAAAATGTTTCTTTAGTTTACCCTTGTGGTTAATAGTTTTGCTGGTGTGAAAGAGACTGCCAGTGTTACATATATCttgtcctcctttctttcctgggTACATGACGGGATTACCTTTGCAAAGGACTAACAGTATCTTTGCAGTTAGGTAGTCTTGTGATGAGTGTagccaataaaatgaaaaaagaagtgtGTGACCTCCAGGCCCAGGGAATTAACAGCTTGGGTGCTACTCCAGGCTCTCTTCCCCTGCTGCAGGAGCTTTGGAGGCCCCTTGTTTCAGAGCAACATCTCAAGGTGAAAAGAACCTGGATACCTGAATCACAGGATGGAGGAGATCACCTGCCAACTTGCCTTTGCATGAACAAGAAGGAAGCGTTGTTAGGCTGGCCTACTGAGATGCtagggtttctttctttccttcattttaaaattgcaaCGTTATCTCAGTGGAATAGATTATTCTTAGTGCATCgttcatataaagaaaaattcatgtaatcccagcactttgggaggccgaggcaggcggatcacgaggtcaggagatcgagaccatctggctaacacagtgaaatcccatctctactaaaaatacaaaaaattagccgggcatggtggctggcgcctgtagtcccagctactcaggaggctgaggcaggagaatggcgtgaacccgggaggcggagcttgcagcgagctgagattgcgccactgcactccagcctgggcgacagagcgagactccgtctcaaaaaaaaaaaaaaaaaaaaaaattcaaaacactccTGAGGGATACAAAGAAAAGTCAAAGAGGTGGAAATCTGTAATCTTGGAAAGGAAGATTCACCACCAAAACAGTAACCATAGTGGAGAGTGTGTTAATAATAAAGTTGATGCAATTCCAATAAATATCCcaacaggattttcttttttgagggagAGCGAAACAATCTGATTCTAAAGTTAATGTGGAAAGAAAAACTCTAAGGAAATATAAAGTTAAATTCGGATCTCACACCTGACTCCAGGATAAATTCTagttgattaaaaaattaaatgtaaaaaaaagataccataaaatattagaataaacaATCATACTTGTTTTGAATCAAATGCTGGGGAGGGCATTTTTAGGTACAATATAAAACTGGGGAGCCATCACAGAAGAGTTTGATAGATTCaattattctaaaagaaaaaagaaaaaatccacatGTAAAAACCCTCCCCAGGCAAAGTCACAAGACAAACGGTAAACTGGCGAGCATTTGCAACTCAAATCACATATAAAGAATAATTTCATTGCTGtatgttttagtccatttgtgctgccaTAACCTGAGATGGGTAATTTGcaataaatagaaatgtattaacccacagtt
Proteins encoded in this window:
- the LOC453252 gene encoding LOW QUALITY PROTEIN: putative synaptogyrin-2 like protein (The sequence of the model RefSeq protein was modified relative to this genomic sequence to represent the inferred CDS: inserted 2 bases in 1 codon; substituted 1 base at 1 genomic stop codon) translates to MESGAYGVAEAGGSFDLRPFLTQPQVVARALCLVIFALIVFSCIYGEGYSNTHKSKQMYCVFNHNEDACRYGSAIGVLAFLASAFFLVVDAYFPQISNATDRKYKYLVVGDLLFSALWTFLWFVGFCFLTNQWAVTDPEDVLVGADSARAAITFSFFSIFSWXLCWPPXPTSATRLAGTTSSRTTSTPLRTPTLPPTQVHLWTTTNSHPSPRTRRPPRATSRPLCTEWRLGWEGGQRGPSPLPRTFP